One region of Hyla sarda isolate aHylSar1 unplaced genomic scaffold, aHylSar1.hap1 scaffold_452, whole genome shotgun sequence genomic DNA includes:
- the LOC130335582 gene encoding oocyte zinc finger protein XlCOF7.1-like: MDKEDRWPEGVGDHRAGLSPDPFLKKLQSYNQILVKEESASREGRDPVDKDDPQGGSVSVKEEPGPCQGGNVSDTEFYASDDPMERYPSTHMEDDGDHEEPTTTGRIEYTSVRIKEEPDSYEGESVTDPDYTSTEEYQYTSFQIKEESVSDEEGNLADTDDFKPVRRRRYRKYGTDEETDSCEEGTASETDGFPPADLTPQFPSTHADPPAMFGGNLLQNDFLLFDEGSSFDTDVSALIKHAQTKYSFAPIEEGSGSDEDEDVAPTEPIPASKERSPPKASSGTDEAAGEEGSASQVKKDYQCSECSEIFVRRSDFANHRRNHRRERLTCPECGKVFSNKPSLINHLTGHTGEKPYSCAVCGKCFTRNSNLIVHQAIHMERSPLGARNVSDFLYIKPVL, translated from the exons ATGGACAAGGAGGACAGATGGCCTGAAGGTGTGGGGGATCATCGGGCCGGGCTTTCTCCAG ATCCgttcctgaagaagctgcagagctATAACCAGATCCTGGTGAAGGAGGAATCTGCTTCACGAGAAGGAAGGGATCCAGTGGATAAAGACGACCCACAGGGAGGATCTGTCAGTGTTAAAGAGGAACCTGGCCCGTGCCAAGGAGGAAATGTCTCTGACACTGAATTCTACGCGTCTGATGATCCGATGGAGCGTTATCCCTCTACTCATATGGAGGACGATGGAGACCATGAAGAACCCACAACCACGGGTCGTATAGAGTACACGTCTGTCCGCATTAAGGAGGAACCTGATTCGTATGAGGGGGAGAGCGTCACTGATCCTGATTATACCTCCACTGAGGAGTACCAGTACACCAGCTTCCAGATCAAAGAGGAGTCCGTGTCGGATGAGGAAGGAAACCTCGCAGACACTGATGATTTCAAGCCTGTTCGTCGGAGGCGTTACCGCAAATACGGAACTGATGAGGAAACCGATTCATGTGAAGAAGGAACCGCCTCCGAAACTGATGGTTTTCCTCCTGCCGATCTTACACCGCAGTTTCCTTCTACTCACGCGGATCCTCCAGCAATGTTCGGGGGGAATCTCCTGCAGAACGACTTCCTGCTTTTCGACGAGGGAAGCAGCTTCGACACGGACGTCTCCGCCCTCATCAAACACGCGCAGACAAAATACAGTTTTGCGCCAATTGAAGAGGGCTCAGGCtctgatgaagatgaagatgtggCCCCGACCGAACCAATCCCCGCCTCCAAAGAGCGTTCACCACCAAAGGCCTCCTCAGGAACAGATGAGGCAGCCGGAGAGGAAGGTTCCGCCTCACAAGTGAAGAAAGATTACCAGTGCTCGGAGTGCTCTGAAATATTTGTGCGCCGTTCAGATTTTGCCAACCATCGGAGAAACCACCGGCGGGAGAGGTTGACGTGTCCGGAATGCGGGAAGGTCTTCTCCAACAAACCGAGCCTCATCAATCACCTGACCGGCCACACGGGAGAGAAGCCGTACTCCTGTGCCGTCTGCGGCAAATGCTTCACCCGAAACAGCAACCTGATCGTCCATCAGGCCATTCACATGGAGAGGAGCCCCCTAGGGGCCCGGAACGTGAGCGACTTCCTGTACATAAAGCCGGTCTTGTGA